The genomic segment TTGGAAATCAAATACTTAAAACCAAGGTATGTCCTCAGAAGACACTGAATCCCATGTGGAATGAAGATTTGATATTCGTAGCAGCTGAGCCTTTCGAAGAGCAACTGTATCTAACAGTTGAAAATAAAGTCACCTCTGCAAAAGATGAAGTTATGGGGAGGATAATCTTGCCCCTCCACATCTTTGAAAGGCGGTTGGATCATCGAGCGGTTCATTCAAAATGGTTCAATCTTGAGAAGTTCGGATTTGGTGCGCTGGAGGGAGACAAGAGGCATGAACTCAAATTTTCAAGTAGGATTCACCTTAGAGTCTGTCTTGAAGGAGCTTACCATGTGCTGGATGAATCAACCATGTACATAAGTGACCAAAGGCCAACTGCTAGGCAGCTTTGGAAGAACCCAATTGGAATCCTGGAGGTGGGCATCTTAAGTGCTCAAGGGCTTCAACCAATGAAGAACAAAGAAGGGAAAGGAAGCACAGATGCTTACTGTGTGGCTAAATACGGGCAGAAGTGGGTGCGAACCCGAACCATAATCGAAAGCTTAAATCCTAAATGGAATGAGCAATATACATGGGAGGTGTACGACCCTTGCACGGTGATCACGTTGGGAGTTTTCGATAACAACCACTTGGGTGGCAGTGGAGGTAAAAATGATTCTCGAATCGGCAAGGTAAGAATTCGGCTATCAACACTGGAAACAGATAAGATTTATACCCACTCTTACCCTCTTCTCGTCCTACAACCATCTGGATTGAAGAAAATGGGGGAGCTTCAGTTAGCAGTTAGATTCACATGCCTCTCTCTTGCAAATATGATCTACCTCTATTCGCATCCCTTGCTACCAAAAATGCATTACTTGCATCCTTTCACTGTAAACCAGTTAGACAGCCTAAGATATCAGGCCATGAACATTGTGGCGGTGAGGCTTGGCCGAGCGGAGCCACCGTTGAGGAAAGAGGCGGTGGAGTATATGTTGGATGTGGATTCCCACATGTGGAGCATGAGAAGAAGCAAAGCTAACTTCTTCAGGATTGTATCACTGTTTTCGGGTGTGATCGCTATGAGCAAGTGGCTTGGTGAGGTTTGCCAGTGGAAAAATCCTATCACCACAATTCTAGTGCATGTTCTGTTTTTCATATTGATATGCTACCCTGAATTAATCCTCCCCACCATGTTCTTATACATGTTCCTTATCGGGGTTTGGAATTACCGATACCGGCCGAGGCATCCTCCTCACATGGACACCAAGCTTTCATGGGCAGAAGTAGCTCACCCCGACGAACTCGATGAAGAGTTTGATACTTTCCCGACATCGAAAGCTCAAGATGTAATCAGGATGAGATATGATAGGCTTAGGAGTGTGGCAGGAAGAATTCAAACAGTGGTGGGAGACATGGCAACCCAGGGCGAGAGATTTTTAGCTCTACTCAGTTGGAGAGACCCCAGGGCAACCAGCCTATTTGTTCTATTTTGCCTCGTTGCAGCAGTGGCACTGTATGTGACACCATTTAAGATCATGGCTTTGGTTGCAGGCTTGTATTGGCTTCGCCATCCCAGATTCCGCAGCAAACTACCATCGGTACCCAGCAATTTCTTCCGGAGATTGCCCTCTCGAGCTGATAGCATGCTTTGAAAATTGTTGTTACCATTATACTCTTCTCTTTTTTTACTCTCTTTCGGATTTCTTTCATTGTCTTTCCAATAAAGTTAAATTAAGGGGCTATGTTCTACTGGATTTTCTTTTGGATTGAGTCATGAACAAATTTGCCAACAAACATTCAATACAAATAAGAAGCAGTAAGATATGTTCTAAAATTGGtttaaatagataaaattattataaatatgcaTGTCTGAAATTCTCCCTTTTTCATTAACTTTCCCAGCTATGTAGgaatttgattggtataatagtTGATGTCCTATTTGGTTAGCCCTTTTCTCTATTGTCTTTTCCTATTCAAGATATTTGACCCAACCCAATACATTTCTCCTTGCTCTTTTAATCTTCTTTACtaatttttctttgaatttaTCCAAAATGATAAGCATGTTAATGTCGGATTTacgaatcaaaaataaaaaatgccaGTGCTTCAAAGGGTTATCTGCTCAAATTCTTCCCTCAATTTCTTTTGTTGATTCACTAAATATTAGATTTTGTTTCGTAACAAGATTATAAGAACATTACAAgtagaatataaaatttttttatttaatttttttggctAGAATATAATATTCAAGTATTTGGTTAAAAGCACATTTTATTCGATTGTACTTATTatagaatttgtttttttttaaacatattttgttcatttaatattttttagtctcaatttttataaaactatGGTAAATTATTACAATTCTTACTTtctattacaatttatatattaataagtaattatattgtgttgaaatgaattgatagatcataattataataattcatgaaGAAGTAGTTGCAACACCAaccataattatatttataactataattaatatattaataaatagattattaaataaaatataatgattataaTTGTAATGTATGATATCTATTGGTTCACtattaagaaaaagaaagtttttatttttaattagtcttaaacttcatttaaaaaaaagcttaaattaattagaataataaaaacaaaaggtaaATTGGTTTAAAGTTTAAGATTACACCCATCATCTGAAATTACCTAGGAATGGGTTGTATTGAGATTACACCTTATATTACGACCGTAATTTGAAATTACGGGATGGTCGGAATGTTAAAATTCAAACACTATAATCTTAATTTTGGAATGCTACATTCGGTGAACTAAACGCCCCCTTAATgtcattttgtttttttgtttttttacaataTATGTGAAAATGACCCGTAGACTTTTAAATAGCTCATCAGTTATATATTAgcaataaattttaaagattaagaaattgaaatgaattttttttttactattaaaactcaaaatattacaaaggagaggAAGTATATAATAATCCGATATTTATATGACTTGTTTTGTGTAATAATGTAGTCTGAAATTAACAATGTGAAGTGATGGTTGATAAAACAATTTTTGTGAGTTGACACCGATGATATGGTAGAATTTTGGAGTTTGCAGGTTAAAGTGAATTAGGGGTTAAGGGATTCAAACCAAAAATACATGACCTCCAGTAGTTTTAGGTTTAACCATAAAAATTCcttatattgttttttttcacttaaatatttaaagattcttttatttataaaagcgGTATTTAgattatcaaattttattttatgttatcttGGATAagaattattgttattttatgttcttgGACGAAATTGATAGTTAATGTACTATTTTTGGCcaaaaaatttaaatgataaaagtGATATTGTTGGAGGGTTAAATTTGCATTTAAGGCCTATTTTTATAAAAGATGACTTTTATGTtatgaaataaacaaatatttttaaggtTGTTTGTTTGACGTTTTGCAGAATGTGTAAGGGAAAAAGGGATTGTATCACCCTGCTTCAGGGAAGGGGGGGAATAGATTAAGCCAATATGAAGTACAAAAATATAGGCCTAAGAAACAAAGATTAAGAAAACGCCGTCTGTGGGAATCGAACCCACGACCACATGGTTAAAAGCCATGCGCTCTACCGGCTGAGCTAAGACGGCTTCACAATCTACCTCTTAAACCTTTGTGAGATCCTATTGCTGGCGTATAAGatattttcttggttttttttacCTCAACTAACTaatgttgtaaaatttttttaagaaagaaattgtagtaaatatctttattttttttgaccccaattatttacaacataatataaattaattattgctAAATATAGGTTTATTTTAGATAAAATATTATTGTAAGAAGTTAttattgtattaaaaagagagatCCAAAATTATTCTTTGAAATGGGAAATGCATAAACATATATGAAACCATTTAAAAACTTCCATCTAATATTcaaaattgaatttatttatttttattgcaaaagGAGGCTTAATACGCCTCAAACAATATGGGTGGGGAGTCCAATATCCCTCAACAAAATGTAATGACTTGTTAGAAAATCAcattctttttaatatttaacataattcattttaaataattattctcgtgtttctattttggttattcaattttaaaatatttaaaatttagttttacgAAAAGCTTTTTTTAAACTGGtgtaataacatatttaatcatcaattcttacatattctatcaatttgatcctaattctaaataattcaataaatttaacccttcacatttacaacctctatcaatttgatcattaAGCTTCCTAACTAAAGCTGaaaaccttttaaaacaaaaaagaaaagaaaaaaacctctCAActacaaattaataatataatttaaattactcctctaatttaaaatgaattttatatattaataaaccATATTTTAAAAAGTAGTTATATGttgaattgttaatataatttaaattacttcaaatggctctaatttttcaaaaaaaattagtttagttaatgaactacttttacatattttttaatctttcatcagaattttataaatatatttaaagaaagaaagatgagcaGAAAGAATCCATGTCCATGAACAAATCGGCAAAATCACTACAAATTGGGtaaatataagtatattattaatttGAGATCAGATTTTTTTTGGTGTTTGATAATTTATAGACGTGAGATATTTGTGTTGGTGGTTTTTGTTCTCCTTTGCACTTAAGGATTTCGTTACAGTGTTCGATTTAAGATCAAGACGTTTATGGGTCGTTTTTCATTAATATCGTCTAGTGCTGGGATATAATTATGTTGTTGTCTTTAGCAATATTCTTCATGTTTGCGTGGtatttgtattttcttttctctattttaataaaatttcttttgatgagaaaaaataaaatggCAGCTCAAATAGCAGCGAAGTTTATATTACTATTTGATTAATATTATTAagagtaattaaaaataatttctctgccCTTTCTTAAACACTAAATTTaactagtttttatttttaatatatccatttaataataattgtctttgttgaagaaaaagaaagcttTATGTAGACATATATCAAGGAATCAATTTTGTGATTGCAAGAGTGAAGCCATGAAGCTTGTAGAAGATGAACATAAGCAAAAGACTGCAATGGAGTTACTTTAACAATATTTGGCTTGCAATTCAAACATCAAGCAGAGAAAGAGACAAAAAACCAGAGGAGGGCAGCTCTTTTAGCAGAGGACAAAAATTCAAGTTGGTTTATTGAAAggtaaaaaaaaacacacacacacacacttaaAAGTAAGAGGTCCTTAAGCtgcaatttcttttttcttcttcttttactttATGCCCCTTTCCTCGTTCGGCTGTTGCTTCCCCTGTCCCGGCACCATCCTATTCCGGCCAGCTGCCCCACTCACCGCCGCTGCTACCAAGTGATTAATCGAATTGATTCATTTAGGGACAAGTTATCGAGTTTTGCCGTCAAGACGTTCAAGTAAAAACATTAATATAAATTGAGTTTAGGCACGTGTGGAAGTTTTACTGGTAGGCCATAAAGAGAGACACGGTGGAGGGGGCGGAAGGTTTTTACACGCATTGTAAAATTATTATCCAAAGGATGTACGACATTTATTCCCTGTCTCAGTAAAAATGTGACACTGATATTTCCAAGgtcaaatttttttaactttttcgtcttaattattttaattacttaaattttataaaaacattaaGATGAAAGTTAAATTTGTATGATTCAACACTCGGCATCTCCTTTTTCCTCTTAAAACAAGTTAATTTAGTGTTTGTCATAATAAACGCAAAAATACTGCACAAAATAAATCAGAAAACACCCAACTCTTTTTCTCTGTTCTCAATgcccttttcttcttcttaacCTGTTCCATCTCTTTCTAATAAGTCAGAAATGGCTGcaaaatcattgttttttttccttttccggAAATTCTTGTCAAGAAAAATCAGTATCATATGAGAGAGATTTctatttctttaatttaaatttgaatctaTTCTTAACTATTAGTCTATCTATACATCTCTCTATgtagaaaggggaaaatatgacaataataattttaattaaaatagctAGGGTTTTATTGGTCTTGTCGAGGTCGAGCCAACCAGAGAGAGCTCAAGGCTCTTAGGCGATGGAAGTACTCGGCGATCGCCAACAAACATCTTGCAGCTTGACGGATCGTCAGGATTTGATGTAATCGAAGTATGGCTTGATGTCTCAGATTATCC from the Gossypium hirsutum isolate 1008001.06 chromosome D09, Gossypium_hirsutum_v2.1, whole genome shotgun sequence genome contains:
- the LOC107891268 gene encoding FT-interacting protein 1 yields the protein MNPAAAANQKEEFKLKDTKPQLGERWPHGGTRGGGGWISSERATSTYDLVEQMFYLYVRVVKAKDLPTNPVTGTIDPYVEVKLGNYKGKTQHFEKKPNPEWHQVFAFSKEKIQSSILEVFVRDREMVGRDDYIGRVIFDMNEVPTRVPPDSPLAPQWYRLEDRRGESKVRGEVMLAVWMGTQADEAFPDAWHTDASSVQGEGVFNIRSKVYVSPKLWYLRVNVIEAQDVEPHDKSQLPQAFVKAQVGNQILKTKVCPQKTLNPMWNEDLIFVAAEPFEEQLYLTVENKVTSAKDEVMGRIILPLHIFERRLDHRAVHSKWFNLEKFGFGALEGDKRHELKFSSRIHLRVCLEGAYHVLDESTMYISDQRPTARQLWKNPIGILEVGILSAQGLQPMKNKEGKGSTDAYCVAKYGQKWVRTRTIIESLNPKWNEQYTWEVYDPCTVITLGVFDNNHLGGSGGKNDSRIGKVRIRLSTLETDKIYTHSYPLLVLQPSGLKKMGELQLAVRFTCLSLANMIYLYSHPLLPKMHYLHPFTVNQLDSLRYQAMNIVAVRLGRAEPPLRKEAVEYMLDVDSHMWSMRRSKANFFRIVSLFSGVIAMSKWLGEVCQWKNPITTILVHVLFFILICYPELILPTMFLYMFLIGVWNYRYRPRHPPHMDTKLSWAEVAHPDELDEEFDTFPTSKAQDVIRMRYDRLRSVAGRIQTVVGDMATQGERFLALLSWRDPRATSLFVLFCLVAAVALYVTPFKIMALVAGLYWLRHPRFRSKLPSVPSNFFRRLPSRADSML